A portion of the Sulfurospirillum diekertiae genome contains these proteins:
- a CDS encoding DNA-binding protein, translating into MKTSDIINLLHNAIEAENMGKKISQKKMAETFGISMRTYQEWRLGSSAPMGIPVVFNMLGMLKDEDIVRLVRKINDGQKGTV; encoded by the coding sequence ATGAAAACAAGCGATATCATCAATCTTTTGCATAATGCCATTGAAGCCGAAAATATGGGGAAGAAGATTTCTCAAAAAAAGATGGCAGAAACTTTTGGAATATCCATGCGTACCTATCAAGAGTGGAGACTCGGTAGTAGCGCTCCTATGGGCATTCCAGTAGTTTTTAATATGTTGGGTATGTTAAAAGATGAAGATATTGTGAGATTAGTGCGTAAGATCAATGACGGGCAAAAAGGAACGGTATGA
- the efp gene encoding elongation factor P translates to MASISMGDLKKGLKIEINGTPYKIVEYQHVKPGKGAAFVRCKIKSFMDGKVIEKTFHAGDKCETPHLEDKIMQFLYDDGEFLQFMDSVSYEQIALSHDQVGEAADWIIDGMNVDMLYHNGKPISVEAPQFVELKIVETPPNFKGDTQGGKKPATLESGAVVQVPFHVVEGDVIKVDTVRGEYLEKVK, encoded by the coding sequence ATGGCCTCTATTTCAATGGGCGACTTAAAAAAAGGGTTAAAGATCGAAATTAACGGTACACCGTATAAAATCGTAGAGTATCAACATGTTAAACCAGGAAAGGGTGCGGCATTTGTACGCTGTAAAATCAAATCATTTATGGATGGCAAAGTTATCGAAAAAACATTTCATGCAGGCGATAAATGTGAAACACCACATCTTGAAGATAAAATCATGCAGTTTTTGTATGATGATGGTGAGTTCTTACAATTTATGGACAGCGTATCGTATGAGCAAATTGCCTTATCACACGATCAAGTGGGCGAAGCAGCGGACTGGATCATTGATGGTATGAATGTAGATATGCTGTACCATAATGGTAAACCTATCAGCGTTGAAGCACCTCAATTTGTTGAGCTTAAAATCGTTGAGACTCCTCCTAACTTTAAAGGAGATACTCAAGGTGGTAAAAAACCTGCAACGCTTGAGAGTGGTGCTGTTGTTCAAGTACCTTTCCACGTGGTTGAAGGCGATGTCATCAAAGTTGACACCGTTCGCGGCGAGTATTTAGAAAAAGTCAAATAA
- a CDS encoding methyl-accepting chemotaxis protein: protein MLTNLSIKARNILLACVVLLGLTAIHTTAKFFHDKEKVLLNLRENISSLKEDILTLRKHEKDFLMRHDVTYEKALLEASTKLLERLKIITQKADEKGINTTDLRQLQEVITTYVRIFNEVAAQKKRIGLSPEAGLEGHMRQAIHEAESGFKDLKDYKMQTLMLTLRRNEKDFMLRLSPKYAEEHRVNYEKALAYAQSHEELAFSVKLLETYRQSFVEFVKAYEVLGLNEKSGLNGKLRDTVHQTEALVAKSTQTLDTEIDESIRRTTVIYVIVGGMIVGSVLCLIFLIIRSVLVPLRGLTQAIVANERDLTLRYSTPYNDELKEIVDALNAFMERLRKIVIGAIHASDENAAVSHELSTTSNNIGKRAEEESHIVARTTQTGNQARDNIDGSVDNSKKAQVEIIQTNEALTEANQIFTVLIAKIEQTAVVESELQTKMVTLSHDADNVKGILSVISDIADQTNLLALNAAIEAARAGEHGRGFAVVADEVRKLAERTQKSLVEIHATVSVIVQAIVNAAAQIEQNATLFEGLVTQSAEVSHKIDTSVLLMGNAINVVALATRTSEETGSEIKTIVDEINEINHITSSNARDIEEIASAAEHLHSVTQKLNDQLHYFKV from the coding sequence ATGTTGACGAATCTCTCCATTAAAGCGCGTAATATTTTACTAGCATGTGTCGTTTTATTGGGGCTTACCGCCATTCATACAACGGCAAAATTTTTTCATGATAAAGAAAAAGTCCTTTTAAATCTTCGTGAGAATATCTCTTCGCTTAAAGAAGATATTTTGACGCTTCGTAAACATGAAAAAGACTTTTTGATGCGCCATGATGTCACGTATGAAAAAGCACTGTTAGAAGCATCTACAAAACTTTTGGAACGTTTAAAAATTATTACTCAAAAAGCAGATGAAAAAGGCATTAATACAACTGATCTTAGGCAGTTGCAAGAAGTTATCACTACCTACGTACGTATTTTTAATGAAGTAGCCGCTCAAAAAAAGAGAATAGGTCTTAGTCCTGAAGCGGGGCTTGAAGGACACATGCGTCAAGCGATTCATGAAGCGGAGAGTGGATTTAAAGATCTTAAAGATTACAAAATGCAGACGCTGATGCTGACGTTGCGTCGTAATGAAAAAGACTTTATGCTCCGTCTTTCTCCCAAATATGCCGAAGAGCATCGTGTCAATTATGAAAAGGCGCTTGCGTATGCGCAGAGTCATGAAGAGCTTGCTTTTTCTGTGAAACTTCTTGAGACGTATCGCCAGAGCTTTGTTGAATTTGTGAAGGCCTATGAAGTGTTAGGGTTGAATGAAAAAAGTGGGCTCAATGGAAAACTTCGCGACACCGTACACCAAACCGAAGCGCTTGTGGCAAAATCTACGCAGACATTGGACACCGAAATTGATGAGAGTATTCGTAGGACAACCGTGATTTATGTCATCGTAGGTGGAATGATCGTGGGAAGTGTGTTGTGTCTCATTTTCTTGATCATTCGCAGTGTTTTAGTTCCCTTGCGTGGTTTAACTCAAGCGATTGTTGCCAATGAACGCGATTTAACCCTTCGTTACAGTACGCCTTACAACGATGAGCTCAAAGAGATTGTTGATGCCCTGAATGCCTTTATGGAGCGGTTGCGAAAGATTGTGATTGGCGCGATTCATGCGAGTGATGAGAATGCCGCCGTGTCGCATGAACTCTCGACCACATCCAACAACATCGGTAAACGTGCAGAAGAAGAGAGCCACATCGTGGCGCGTACGACTCAAACGGGCAATCAAGCACGTGATAACATCGATGGCTCTGTAGATAACTCCAAAAAGGCACAAGTTGAAATTATCCAAACCAACGAGGCACTCACGGAGGCCAATCAAATTTTTACGGTTTTAATTGCAAAAATTGAGCAAACAGCTGTCGTCGAGAGTGAGTTACAAACCAAAATGGTCACACTGTCGCATGATGCTGATAATGTCAAAGGAATTTTAAGCGTGATTAGTGACATCGCCGATCAGACCAACTTATTGGCACTCAATGCTGCCATCGAAGCCGCACGTGCAGGTGAACATGGCAGAGGATTTGCGGTTGTGGCGGATGAGGTGCGTAAATTGGCGGAACGAACCCAGAAAAGTTTGGTCGAAATCCACGCAACGGTCAGTGTCATAGTGCAAGCGATTGTCAATGCCGCCGCGCAGATAGAACAAAATGCAACACTGTTTGAAGGTCTTGTAACCCAATCAGCGGAAGTTTCCCATAAAATAGACACGTCGGTGCTTCTCATGGGCAATGCCATTAACGTGGTCGCTTTAGCCACCCGTACTTCGGAAGAGACCGGCAGTGAGATCAAAACGATTGTCGACGAGATTAATGAGATCAACCATATCACATCAAGCAATGCAAGAGACATCGAAGAGATTGCTTCAGCGGCAGAACATCTGCACAGCGTGACGCAAAAACTCAACGACCAGTTACACTATTTTAAAGTTTAA
- a CDS encoding DJ-1 family glyoxalase III, whose amino-acid sequence MSKKVIVPLAEGFEEIEALSIVDILRRAGIEVVMAGLESLHVKGAHGVTVVADALLKELDGNRFDMIALPGGLPGATNLAADQNVQALLKAFDAKGKAIAAICAAPYALKTAGVLKNTYTCYPGFQAKIGAEGYTANAKVIKEGNVTTSQGPSTAMLFALSLVEELCSKNVADALAKDLLIVS is encoded by the coding sequence ATGAGCAAAAAAGTGATTGTCCCTTTGGCGGAGGGATTTGAAGAGATCGAAGCCTTGAGTATTGTCGATATTTTAAGACGAGCAGGGATTGAGGTGGTGATGGCAGGCTTAGAATCTTTACATGTAAAAGGGGCACACGGTGTTACCGTCGTAGCAGACGCACTTTTAAAAGAGTTAGATGGAAACCGTTTTGATATGATAGCGCTTCCTGGAGGACTCCCCGGTGCGACCAATTTAGCCGCAGATCAAAACGTGCAAGCACTCCTGAAAGCCTTTGATGCCAAAGGCAAAGCGATAGCCGCTATTTGCGCCGCTCCTTATGCGCTTAAAACGGCGGGCGTGCTTAAAAACACCTACACGTGTTACCCAGGATTTCAGGCTAAAATTGGCGCAGAAGGGTACACCGCAAACGCTAAAGTGATCAAAGAAGGCAATGTAACAACATCGCAAGGGCCTAGCACCGCCATGCTATTTGCACTCTCACTCGTGGAAGAGTTGTGCTCTAAAAATGTAGCGGATGCGTTAGCCAAAGATTTATTGATAGTGTCATAG
- a CDS encoding methyl-accepting chemotaxis protein: protein MLSKIKVKLIFLFVILCVGFGIIGFDTIKMGSDAKGVAVRFQALQRLEADVLTCMMDLRGFQLLGNPKMLEHYEQSYQKSSQTIDKLATIFLSKVNQEKIAAIKKNFEEWHTMNVPRVKILAQYGKGVNDPTFEQYHPAEHATLNTLTQESAVHFDTLVEQLQSLTKSVEKTNFARLDTDEWVNKIALVIILMVVSVAFMMIARSIHRSVAEAQSKCEQMRQSKALNMSLQISSHDEISETMQTVNALLNEIATAIAQAKDNAAENASVAEELSSTSLEIGKRAEEEANVVKETTKEAETVALEIERTSADVTRVKETIYTAQKSLLLAQNLLNETIAQLDDTVHAESDINARLNQLSQDTDQVKSVLDVISDIAEQTNLLALNAAIEAARAGEHGRGFAVVADEVRKLAERTQKSLVETNATINVIVQSIQDICGQMNHNAKRIHDLGAFSVKVSTQTGDAVSLLDESAHAADGVVAKAENNVKRINTAVIHKIEAINSLSSSNARSVEEIAAAAEHLARLSESLSLTLAQFKTA, encoded by the coding sequence ATGTTGTCGAAAATTAAAGTTAAACTCATTTTTTTATTTGTCATTTTATGTGTTGGTTTTGGTATTATTGGTTTTGATACCATTAAGATGGGCTCCGATGCAAAAGGTGTTGCCGTGCGTTTTCAGGCGCTTCAACGTCTTGAAGCTGATGTCTTGACCTGCATGATGGATCTTCGAGGTTTTCAGCTTTTGGGCAATCCAAAAATGCTCGAACACTATGAGCAAAGTTATCAAAAATCATCACAAACTATTGACAAGCTGGCAACCATTTTTTTAAGTAAAGTCAATCAAGAAAAAATAGCAGCCATTAAAAAGAATTTTGAAGAGTGGCATACCATGAATGTGCCACGTGTGAAGATTTTAGCACAGTATGGTAAAGGGGTCAACGACCCAACGTTTGAGCAATACCATCCAGCAGAACACGCAACACTTAACACCTTAACGCAAGAGAGTGCCGTACATTTTGATACCTTAGTGGAACAGTTACAGTCCCTAACGAAAAGTGTTGAAAAAACAAATTTCGCACGTTTGGATACGGATGAGTGGGTCAATAAAATTGCGCTAGTCATTATTTTAATGGTTGTATCTGTTGCATTTATGATGATTGCGCGAAGTATTCACCGCTCTGTTGCTGAAGCTCAAAGCAAATGCGAACAGATGCGTCAGAGCAAAGCGCTCAATATGTCACTGCAAATTTCCAGCCATGACGAGATTAGCGAAACCATGCAAACGGTCAATGCTCTTTTGAATGAAATAGCGACGGCGATTGCGCAAGCCAAAGATAATGCGGCTGAAAATGCTTCGGTGGCGGAAGAGCTTTCCAGTACCAGCCTAGAGATTGGTAAACGCGCGGAAGAGGAAGCTAATGTGGTAAAAGAGACTACCAAGGAAGCCGAAACGGTTGCTTTAGAAATTGAACGCACGAGTGCCGATGTAACCCGTGTTAAAGAGACGATTTATACCGCGCAAAAGAGCCTTTTGTTGGCGCAAAATTTGTTGAACGAAACGATTGCACAACTGGATGATACGGTTCATGCAGAATCAGACATTAACGCGCGTCTCAATCAGCTCTCACAGGATACCGATCAAGTGAAGAGTGTGTTGGATGTCATTAGCGATATTGCAGAGCAGACCAATCTTTTAGCACTGAATGCTGCAATAGAAGCGGCAAGGGCAGGGGAGCATGGGCGTGGATTTGCTGTCGTGGCGGATGAAGTGCGCAAGTTGGCGGAGCGAACCCAAAAGAGCTTGGTGGAGACCAATGCAACGATCAATGTGATTGTTCAGTCTATTCAAGATATTTGTGGGCAAATGAATCATAATGCAAAGCGTATTCATGATTTGGGCGCGTTCTCCGTTAAAGTCAGTACACAAACGGGTGATGCGGTCAGTTTGCTCGATGAAAGCGCTCATGCTGCCGATGGTGTTGTTGCAAAAGCAGAAAACAATGTTAAGCGTATCAATACCGCCGTCATTCATAAAATCGAAGCGATCAATAGCCTTTCAAGTTCCAATGCAAGAAGTGTCGAAGAGATCGCTGCTGCCGCTGAACATTTGGCACGTTTATCGGAGAGTTTGAGCCTCACATTAGCACAATTTAAAACCGCGTAA
- a CDS encoding methyl-accepting chemotaxis protein, which produces MSISTIKSKLILLLVVLLTSFGILGYELNHLSSVGKVAAMRLAGTSEIEEHILQMRLEQWNYQIYFQQKNLDRYKEHYEDAVKKMETLSGQLLLKTNQEKVITIKKGLEAWYALDEQRMALWKKYGKKVHEPSFEVDHKADYEMLERIAKESGEIFNPLLVQLKDIHDQIKTVNFEKLDTAKLTSITLLIVVIIVVLIIFFIINSSIQSSVERAKKSCDAIIHTKDLSLKIETGSHDEISGITHAVNTLLAELKNAISNAKSNAIENASVAEELSSTSLQIGKRAEEESAIVFQTTSDAGIVSSQMDEAKNQAKKVKEVTGDAQKSFSIAQNLLEETISQLNQTAHAEAAINERLNHLAEEAQQVRSVLDVIGDIADQTNLLALNAAIEAARAGEHGRGFAVVADEVRKLAERTQKSLVDTNATVNVIVQSIGDISGEMNGNAKRINELTEFSTKVTTQTSDAVAMLAQSVEATDEVVDKADSNVKLIKSAVIEKISTINELSSSNARSVEEIASAAEHLSKLAGSLSSTLSQFKTA; this is translated from the coding sequence ATGTCAATTTCAACAATTAAAAGTAAACTGATACTTCTTTTGGTCGTATTGCTTACCAGTTTTGGTATTTTAGGTTACGAACTAAACCATTTGTCTAGTGTTGGAAAAGTGGCAGCGATGCGCTTGGCGGGGACGAGCGAGATAGAAGAACATATTTTACAAATGCGGTTAGAGCAATGGAATTATCAAATTTATTTTCAACAAAAAAATCTTGATAGGTATAAAGAGCATTATGAAGACGCTGTTAAAAAAATGGAGACGCTCTCTGGGCAGTTGCTTTTGAAAACCAATCAAGAAAAAGTGATCACCATTAAAAAAGGTCTTGAGGCGTGGTATGCTCTTGACGAACAGCGCATGGCACTTTGGAAAAAATATGGGAAAAAAGTGCATGAGCCCTCTTTTGAGGTAGACCATAAGGCTGATTATGAGATGCTGGAACGCATAGCCAAAGAGAGTGGCGAAATATTTAATCCATTATTGGTACAGCTTAAAGATATTCATGATCAGATTAAAACAGTCAATTTTGAAAAACTTGATACGGCTAAACTAACGTCGATTACACTGCTGATCGTGGTTATTATCGTAGTGCTGATCATCTTTTTTATCATCAATTCATCGATACAATCTTCTGTAGAGCGTGCGAAAAAAAGCTGTGATGCGATAATTCATACGAAAGATTTAAGTCTGAAAATAGAAACCGGTAGTCACGATGAGATTAGTGGCATTACCCATGCTGTCAATACGCTTTTGGCGGAACTCAAAAATGCAATTTCAAATGCAAAAAGCAATGCTATCGAAAATGCTTCTGTGGCGGAGGAACTTTCTAGTACCAGTTTGCAAATTGGTAAGCGTGCCGAAGAAGAATCCGCTATTGTCTTTCAAACAACAAGCGATGCTGGGATCGTTTCATCACAGATGGATGAAGCCAAAAATCAAGCAAAAAAAGTAAAAGAAGTCACTGGTGATGCCCAAAAAAGCTTTAGTATTGCTCAAAATTTACTCGAAGAGACAATCTCTCAACTCAACCAAACCGCGCACGCCGAAGCTGCCATCAATGAACGCCTTAACCACCTTGCTGAAGAGGCTCAACAGGTACGATCAGTTTTAGATGTTATCGGCGATATTGCAGATCAAACGAACTTATTAGCGCTGAATGCAGCGATTGAAGCAGCGCGTGCGGGAGAACATGGGCGTGGATTTGCCGTCGTTGCCGATGAGGTGCGAAAATTGGCAGAGAGAACCCAAAAAAGTTTGGTTGATACCAACGCAACGGTCAATGTCATCGTTCAATCTATCGGTGATATCAGTGGCGAGATGAATGGCAATGCGAAACGCATCAATGAATTAACCGAGTTTTCTACCAAAGTAACGACTCAAACGAGTGATGCGGTTGCAATGTTGGCACAAAGCGTTGAAGCGACGGATGAAGTGGTTGATAAAGCCGATTCCAATGTGAAATTGATTAAAAGTGCTGTCATTGAAAAAATTAGCACGATTAATGAACTCTCAAGCTCTAATGCAAGAAGTGTCGAAGAGATCGCCTCGGCAGCAGAACATCTCTCTAAATTAGCAGGTTCACTCAGTAGCACGCTCTCCCAGTTTAAAACCGCGTAA
- a CDS encoding MutS-related protein, which produces METTRMLENIAQMLCSKERLLTEIYFDLQLFFEAKYGKNTIVFMEIGSFFETYEVNNETHQIGKAKEVSELLNIQLTRKNKSILENSLQNPLLAGIPSVSLDRYLNRLVQSKKYTIVLVRQKGEPPHVKRYISNIISPGTNFDYLIESSENYLVSLLIDCNHQIYSVGYSAIDVTTGKTMINEVHGTREDKTYALDEIFNLLQTYKTSEIVLTFNTESIDKEWVQNYLEITPSVVHCINKERLKVTYQNELFGRIYAIRSLLSPIEYLDIERYPYASESLAILCDFIIEHDANIIEKMSRPILLGNSRYLYIGNNALEQLDIISKNPSEMTLLNLIDQTSTAIGKRLLKERLLNPICDLKTLNERFDLSAQLISDYKKFEIALKQVYDLERILRRIALKKLHPLELDYLGTSLEAILGILKAAELKKVPIPKELFDESEALLLMLKNTFVLDSCAKFRKDQISENLFQKGIFPQIDKIEQNKQERFSALEHIANHIEALFEEGNRSTLSIEWLESEGHYIAISRNRFALIEDKLMQSFITIGEQHYFFKDFTYKHLKNSVKISASLIDEISQEITLSNLQMIALVKQRYDEMLEKIETHYALTLEHLISFVGTLDVALSNAKCAVLYNYVRPELLPMQEKGRFIEAIGLRHPLIESREENGIYIPNDLFLGHCTPEITHDHVTLEACHENDVQGILLYGINSSGKSSLMKSLGIAVIMAQAGFFVPCASLRFHLFDKIFTRIISHDNLYKGLSTFTVEMLELKNIFNRATEFSLVLGDEISHGTETESALAIVASSVIKMHTLGSFFVFATHLHQLNRLSLISELKKVIYLHLGVSYDEESDKLLYNRKLEIGSGSSLYGLEFAKSLHMDPTFIKTAYDIRRSLAGELGDMELLKQKKRSKYNKNLYLAKCALCDEYVEEVHHIKAQECADEHGNIDHFHQNHRYNLIPLCAKHHKMVHEGKIVISGFVMGSDGLKLKYEEK; this is translated from the coding sequence GTGGAAACGACACGAATGCTTGAAAATATTGCGCAAATGCTCTGCTCAAAAGAGAGATTACTCACTGAAATTTACTTCGACCTTCAGCTCTTTTTTGAAGCAAAATATGGCAAGAACACCATTGTTTTTATGGAAATCGGCTCTTTTTTTGAAACCTATGAAGTCAATAATGAAACGCATCAAATCGGTAAAGCCAAGGAAGTTTCAGAGCTACTCAACATCCAGCTTACCCGTAAAAACAAATCCATTTTAGAAAATTCACTGCAAAATCCTCTGCTGGCGGGCATCCCTTCTGTTTCGCTGGATCGCTACCTCAACCGCCTGGTTCAAAGTAAAAAATACACCATCGTTTTGGTACGCCAAAAGGGTGAGCCACCGCATGTCAAACGTTACATCTCCAACATTATAAGCCCCGGAACGAATTTTGACTATCTCATCGAATCCAGTGAAAACTACCTCGTCTCTTTGTTGATTGACTGCAATCACCAAATTTATTCTGTTGGCTACAGTGCGATTGATGTCACTACCGGTAAAACGATGATCAACGAAGTGCATGGCACAAGAGAAGATAAAACCTATGCCCTCGATGAAATCTTTAACCTTTTACAAACCTATAAAACCAGCGAAATCGTGCTCACGTTTAACACGGAGAGCATCGATAAAGAATGGGTGCAAAATTACCTTGAAATTACGCCCAGCGTAGTTCATTGCATCAACAAAGAGCGCTTGAAAGTGACCTATCAAAACGAGCTTTTTGGACGCATTTACGCCATTCGTTCCCTCCTCTCTCCCATCGAATATCTTGACATCGAACGCTACCCATATGCCAGTGAATCATTGGCGATTTTATGCGATTTTATCATCGAACACGATGCTAATATCATTGAGAAGATGAGCCGCCCTATTTTGCTTGGCAACAGTCGTTACCTCTACATCGGCAACAATGCACTCGAACAGCTCGACATCATCTCTAAAAACCCTTCGGAGATGACGCTTTTAAACCTGATCGATCAGACCTCCACCGCCATCGGAAAACGGCTTTTAAAAGAGCGCCTGCTCAATCCCATTTGTGACCTTAAAACCTTAAATGAGCGTTTTGATTTAAGCGCTCAACTCATCAGCGATTATAAAAAATTTGAAATTGCGCTCAAACAAGTCTACGATTTGGAACGCATTTTAAGGCGTATTGCACTTAAAAAGCTGCACCCGTTGGAGCTTGATTACCTCGGGACATCGCTTGAAGCGATTTTGGGCATTCTCAAAGCAGCAGAGCTTAAAAAAGTACCCATTCCCAAAGAGCTTTTCGATGAAAGTGAAGCACTGCTTTTGATGCTTAAAAATACTTTTGTACTGGATAGTTGCGCGAAATTTCGAAAAGATCAGATTAGTGAAAATCTGTTTCAAAAAGGGATCTTTCCGCAAATTGATAAAATAGAACAAAACAAACAAGAGCGTTTTAGCGCACTCGAGCACATCGCAAACCACATTGAAGCGCTCTTTGAAGAAGGCAATCGCTCCACACTGAGCATCGAATGGTTGGAGAGTGAGGGACATTACATTGCGATCAGCAGAAACCGTTTTGCGCTCATTGAAGACAAACTGATGCAAAGCTTTATCACCATTGGCGAGCAACACTATTTCTTCAAAGATTTTACCTACAAGCACCTCAAAAATAGCGTGAAGATTTCTGCCTCACTCATTGATGAGATTTCCCAAGAGATAACGCTGAGCAACCTTCAAATGATCGCATTGGTGAAACAACGTTACGATGAGATGTTAGAGAAAATCGAGACGCATTATGCGTTGACGCTGGAGCATCTCATCTCGTTTGTGGGCACACTGGATGTTGCGCTAAGCAATGCCAAATGTGCCGTTTTATACAACTACGTCCGACCTGAGCTTTTACCGATGCAAGAGAAAGGGCGTTTTATTGAAGCCATAGGGCTACGTCATCCGCTCATTGAATCGCGCGAAGAGAATGGCATTTACATTCCTAACGATCTTTTCTTAGGGCATTGCACGCCAGAGATCACGCACGATCATGTTACGCTTGAAGCGTGTCATGAGAATGATGTGCAAGGTATCTTGCTCTATGGCATCAACTCCAGCGGTAAATCCTCTTTAATGAAAAGCCTTGGTATCGCCGTCATTATGGCGCAAGCGGGCTTTTTTGTGCCGTGTGCGAGTCTGCGTTTTCATCTTTTCGATAAAATCTTTACACGCATTATCAGCCATGATAATCTCTACAAAGGGCTTTCAACGTTTACGGTGGAGATGTTAGAGCTTAAAAATATTTTCAACCGCGCCACGGAGTTTTCCCTTGTACTAGGTGATGAGATTAGCCATGGAACGGAGACCGAATCGGCTTTGGCGATTGTGGCAAGCAGCGTCATTAAAATGCACACGTTAGGCTCTTTCTTTGTCTTTGCCACGCACTTACATCAACTAAACCGTCTTTCACTCATTTCGGAGCTTAAAAAGGTGATTTACCTCCATTTGGGTGTGAGTTACGATGAGGAGAGTGACAAGCTTTTGTACAACCGAAAACTGGAAATTGGAAGTGGAAGCTCACTGTACGGTTTAGAGTTTGCAAAATCATTGCATATGGACCCAACGTTTATTAAAACCGCCTACGACATTCGTAGAAGCCTTGCAGGTGAACTGGGCGATATGGAGCTTTTAAAGCAGAAAAAACGCAGTAAATACAATAAAAACCTCTACCTTGCCAAATGTGCGCTGTGTGATGAGTATGTTGAAGAGGTGCATCACATTAAAGCGCAAGAGTGCGCAGATGAGCACGGCAACATCGACCACTTTCACCAAAATCACCGTTACAACCTTATCCCATTGTGTGCCAAACATCATAAAATGGTACATGAAGGAAAGATTGTCATTAGCGGTTTTGTGATGGGCAGTGACGGTTTAAAACTCAAGTACGAAGAGAAGTAA
- a CDS encoding DUF2721 domain-containing protein has translation MEIEISTPALLFPAVSLLLLAYTNRFLAVAQLVRMLHRQSQERENCEEFKQIQSLKYRLELTKWMQFFGVLSILLCTLSMFELFLGLFGIGKQIFGLSLIAMCVSLFISLWEVMISTRALNMELSDMHNRCKIIEDK, from the coding sequence ATGGAGATTGAAATTTCAACCCCCGCCCTTTTGTTTCCTGCGGTTTCGCTTCTTTTGTTGGCGTATACCAACCGTTTTCTAGCGGTGGCACAACTGGTTCGCATGCTTCATCGCCAATCACAAGAGCGAGAAAACTGTGAAGAGTTCAAACAGATTCAAAGCCTCAAATACCGTTTGGAACTCACCAAATGGATGCAATTTTTTGGTGTACTTTCGATCTTACTCTGTACACTTTCAATGTTCGAGCTTTTTTTAGGGCTTTTTGGCATTGGTAAACAGATTTTTGGGCTGAGCCTTATTGCGATGTGTGTATCTCTTTTTATCTCTCTTTGGGAAGTGATGATTTCCACCAGAGCGCTTAATATGGAACTGAGCGATATGCACAATCGTTGCAAAATAATCGAGGATAAATGA
- a CDS encoding CvfB family protein, which yields MNQYLLVGEKNRLKINRYTDNGVYLICEDQDEVLMPNQYVTYAMKEGDEIDVFVYFDSEDRIVASTTFPKAMLDQFGCFEVVDVTPFGAFLDWGLPKDLLVPKALQKFPFYVGMKVIVQVSLDDETGRIIGTQKYNDFLKKDLSALKLKQEVNLLVRERTPLGFKVIVNNLYDGLIFHNEIFENVEIGDEKVGYIKTLRKDGKLDIVLRPIGDKSDEVAAAKIVEILSFTGGSCEMNYKSTPELISDRFGLSRKAYKRALTKLIEAKKLEVNDEGMRLL from the coding sequence ATGAACCAATACTTGCTTGTAGGCGAAAAAAACCGCCTCAAAATCAACCGTTATACCGACAATGGCGTGTACCTGATCTGTGAAGATCAAGATGAAGTTTTAATGCCGAATCAATACGTGACCTACGCGATGAAAGAGGGCGACGAGATCGATGTGTTTGTCTATTTTGACTCCGAAGATCGCATCGTGGCGAGTACCACCTTTCCTAAAGCAATGCTCGATCAATTTGGCTGTTTTGAAGTGGTCGATGTCACGCCCTTTGGAGCGTTTTTGGACTGGGGTTTGCCTAAAGACCTTTTGGTTCCCAAAGCGTTGCAGAAATTTCCTTTTTACGTCGGTATGAAGGTGATCGTTCAGGTCAGCTTGGACGATGAGACGGGGCGTATTATCGGAACACAAAAGTACAACGACTTTCTCAAAAAAGATTTGAGTGCGCTCAAACTCAAACAAGAGGTGAACCTTTTGGTGCGTGAACGCACCCCGCTTGGCTTTAAAGTGATTGTCAACAACCTGTACGATGGGCTCATCTTTCACAATGAAATTTTTGAAAACGTTGAGATTGGCGATGAAAAAGTGGGTTATATCAAAACCCTTCGCAAAGACGGCAAACTGGACATTGTGTTGCGCCCCATTGGCGATAAAAGCGATGAAGTTGCCGCGGCTAAGATTGTTGAGATTTTAAGCTTTACAGGTGGTTCGTGCGAGATGAATTACAAGAGCACACCTGAGCTGATTTCGGATCGTTTTGGGCTGAGCCGTAAGGCGTATAAACGTGCCCTTACCAAACTGATTGAGGCTAAAAAACTCGAAGTGAATGATGAAGGTATGCGTCTTTTATGA